The region TTCCGCGAGGCGGCCACCCCCGGCGACGATTTGGAACGGCGCGTCCGCACCGGCCTGCGCGACCACATGACCAAACTGCGGTTGCTGGAGCGCATGGCCGCCGATCTCCTGCATCTGCTGGGCGGCGACGATGCCAACCCCGAGCCGACCGCCCCCGGCGACCTGTGGGACCCGGAGGGCAACGCGGCGGGAGGGGTGAACCATGCTGGTCATGACTCTTGAGGCCGTGCCCGAGAGCCTGCGCGGTGAGCTGTCACGCTGGTTGATCGAGGTGCAGCCGGGCGTGTATGTCGGCAACGCCTCGGCCCTCGTGCGCGACCTGCTGTGGGACAAGGCCGTGGGGCATACCCGCCGGGGCCGCTGCACCCAGGTCTACCGGGCCAACAACGAGCAGGGCTTTGTGATCCGCACCCACGGAGACGCGACCCGGCGGGTGGTCAATCTGGACGGCTACCAGCTTGTTGCTGTCCGCAACGCCCGGCATGCACAATTGGCCCGGGAGTACGACCCTCCCGAGGACGATGACAGATTGTGATTTGAATCGAGGGCAGGGAGCTGGCCTTCTCCGCAGGTGACGTGCAGGAAGGACCGCGTTTCTGAAGTGTTTTCCCCACGGGTGTGGGGATGGTCCGGGGGTGGATTCATGGCAAGAGGAAATGTTGCGTTTTCCCCACGGGTGTGGGGATGGTCCGTTTTTTGCCAGCCGACGCGGAGCCGCCCAGGAGTTTTCCCCACGGGTGTGGGGATGGTCCGCAGCTCCTCCATCTGCTCGGGGGTGGTGCTGCGTTTTCCCCACGGGTGTGGGGATGGTCCGTTCCCTGTGGGGCGTGGATATGCAGCACGGCCGTTTTCCCCACGGGTGTGGGGATGGTCCGGAAAGCCCGATCATGGCCGCCGAGTACCTGATGTTTTCCCCACGGGTGTGGGGATGGTCCGACGCGGCCGACGAATACCACAGTGTCCGGGGCGTTTTCCCCACGGGTGTGGGGATGGTCCATCCCCGCGACCGCACAAACGTTTTGGAGTAGTGTTTTCCCCACGGGTGTGGGGATGGTCCGCGGGGCCGAACTTCATCAGGGATTCCCAGGCGTTTTCCCCACGGGTGTGGGGATGGTCCGGCATCGGGACTCTCCCGCACGACGGCCTATGCGTTTTCCCCACGGGTGTGGGGATGGTCCGCGGGCATCAGCGGCACCATCTACGCGCCCGACGTTTTCCCCACGGGTGTGGGGATGGTCCGCGGCAGCGGGTGTCGTCGCTCCAAGTGGCGGTGTTTTCCCCACGGGTGTGGGGATGGTCCGTCGAGTACACCACCATCCGCAAAACGGGCAGCGTTTTCCCCACGGGTGTGGGGATGGTCCGCGGGAGGGCTGGAGCCTCGCGGACGTGCTCACGTTTTCCCCACGGGTGTGGGGATGGTCCGCCCAGGGTCCGCGCCTGCTCCGCGTCCTCGGTGTTTTCCCCACGGGTGTGGGGATGGTCCGCCGACCAGCAGGACTCCCCCCTGGCCCTGACCGTTTTCCCCACGGGTGTGGGGATGGTCCGTCCGCATGACCGCCCCCACCCTCACGCCCGACGTTTTCCCCACGGGTGTGGGGATGGTCCGGCCAGCGCCTGCTCCTCGTTGTTGAGGCGCAGGTTTTCCCCACGGGTGTGGGGATGGTCCGGGTCATGCGCTCACCGCCTGGGGCAGGGCCGGGTTTTCCCCACGGGTGTGGGGATGGTCCGCTGCGCGAGACCCGCGTGGCGGCGGTCGCGGCGTTTTCCCCACGGGTGTGGGGATGGTCCGCTGACCCCCGCGCAGACCGTGCAGGCCCTGGCGTTTTCCCCACGGGTGTGGGGATGGTCCGCCGCGACCGGCACGAACAGCCCGCCAATCAGGGTTTTCCCCACGGGTGTGGGGATGGTCCCCGCCAGCTCGCGGATCACGGTCTCCATGCCCTGTTTTCCCCACGGGTGTGGGGATGGTCCGCCAACCTCACCACGCTCGACGACCTCAACGGCGTTTTCCCCACGGGTGTGGGGATGGTCCGCGGTCAGGCACCACAGCATTGCTGCGGCCAGCGTTTTCCCCACGGGTGTGGGGATGGTCCGCCTCGCCACGGCGCTGCACGATCAGCAGTGGAGTTTTCCCCACGGGTGTGGGGATGGTCCGAACCGGCCCCAGCGCCGGTCCCCGTGACGCCCGTTTTCCCCACGGGTGTGGGGATGGTCCGAGGGCGGCGACAAGGACGACAGACCCGTGGGTGTTTTCCCCACGGGTGTGGGGATGGTCCGCGCTACACCGACGATGTTTTTAATAATCGCCCGTTTTCCCCACGGGTGTGGGGATGGTCCGGGGTCACCCTCTTGGACGGCGCTCAGCGCGGCGTTTTCCCCACGGGTGTGGGGATGGTCCGCGTTCCTCCTGCGCGTCTCCAGCTCGCCGCCTGTTTTCCCCACGGGTGTGGGGATGGTCCAGCCCGCCAATAATCATATATGCGCCCTCGGTGTGTTTTCCCCACGGGTGTGGGGATGGTCCGCTGTCGCGACTCCGATTTTTGCTGTCCTTGTGGTTTTCCCCACGGGTGTGGGGATGGTCCGATGCAACCCGCATCGGGGCAGACCGTCTCAACGTTTTCCCCACGGGTGTGGGGATGGTCCGGCCCACGCCGAGGCCAGGCGGCTCCAGGACGAGTTTTCCCCACGGGTGTGGGGATGGTCCGTCACCCACGGCGGGAACGGTTGGCATCCCCATGTTTTCCCCACGGGTGTGGGGATGGTCCGCGCGGGGACAACGACTAACACGGGTATTCCGGGTTTTCCCCACGGGTGTGGGGATGGTCCGCGCGGGGGGGGCTGGTACGAGTTCCCGGCGGCGTTTTCCCCACGGGTGTGGGGATGGTCCGACTTCTTCGACCCTTTGCTACAGGCTGCCTCCGTTTTCCCCACGGGTGTGGGGATGGTCCGAGCTTGGCCTGGGCTTCGAGCCGCTGCTCGACGTTTTCCCCACGGGTGTGGGGATGGTCCGACCAGCCCACGGCGCCTGCCCTGCGGGTGCTGGTTTTCCCCACGGGTGTGGGGATGGTCCGGGGGCCAGGGCGGAGGCGGCCTGCTCCTCCGGGTTTTCCCCACGGGTGTGGGGATGGTCCGGTTCGCCTTTTCTGTCTCCCCGACCTTGCCCCGTTTTCCCCACGGGTGTGGGGATGGTCCGCCCTGGAGGAGGCGTGATCCCCTCCCCCCTGGGTTTTCCCCACGGGTGTGGGGATGGTCCGGCCCCCCAGTCCCCCCCGCCTCCTCTGCCCCAGTTTTCCCCACGGGTGTGGGGATGGTCCGGCCCGTTGGGAGGCGGCGGCGGTCGCCGGGGGGTTTTCCCCACGGGTGTGGGGATGGTCCGCACCCCAGGACACCATGACCCCCACACCTCGGTTTTCCCCACGGGTGTGGGGATGGTCCGACACCCCAGATGTCTATATGCGCTTCATCTATGTTTTCCCCACGGGTGTGGGGATGGTCCGATCGTCTACGACCCCGCCCGGCACGATGACGGGTTTTCCCCACGGGTGTGGGGATGGTCCGTAGTCGCTGATTGTGCCGGGTGCGACCAGCTCGTTTTCCCCACGGGTGTGGGGATGGTCCGCAGGCCGGTCGACTGCGCTTCTTCATCCCCGGCGTTTTCCCCACGGGTGTGGGGATGGTCCGCTGCGGGTTGGCCTTCAGCCCCGCTTGACCGGGTTTTCCCCACGGGTGTGGGGATGGTCCGGACGCAACGGGCTGGACCCGTTTGACGAGCACGTTTTCCCCACGGGTGTGGGGATGGTCCCAGAGGGCAGAAGAGGCTACCGCCCGCTCTCGCGTTTTCCCCACGGGTGTGGGGATGGTCCGGACGGCAAGCCCGTCATGCACGAGTGGAACGCGTTTTCCCCACGGGTGTGGGGATGGTCCGTCCAGGTGCGCGGCGTGCGGCCGGTGGGCGACGTTTTCCCCACGGGTGTGGGGATGGTCCGCGCGTGCCCGTCGCCACGTCCTCCTCCGTCTCGTTTTCCCCACGGGTGTGGGGATGGTCCGTTGGTAATGCTCCCCCACGCGCTGAGCAGCCCGTTTTCCCCACGGGTGTGGGGATGGTCCGCCCTCGTCAAGGCGGACAGGCGGTTCAAGCAGGTTTTCCCCACGGGTGTGGGGATGGTCCGGAGACACCATGGCAACCAAGATCGGAACCGAGGTTTTCCCCACGGGTGTGGGGATGGTCCGTCCAGCCGCAGAACGCCGGGGACGGCGCTGGGGTTTTCCCCACGGGTGTGGGGATGGTCCGCCGATCTGCACCACCCCGACCTTTCCCGCCGTGTTTTCCCCACGGGTGTGGGGATGGTCCGTGGACGTGCTCACTCTGGGCGAACATCATCAGGTTTTTCCCACGGGTGTGGGGATGGTCCGACCGCGCTCGGCCCCAAGTTCACCTTTCAGAAGTTTTCCCCACGGGTGTGGGGATGGTCCGGTCCCGTACTGCACCAGCAGGCCGACGCTGTTGTTTACTCCAGGGCTGTGGGGATGGTTCAACCTTGGTCGCGCCGCTCACCCTGCGGCATTCGCCCCCAAATCCCTATTTCACTCCACGCCTCCCGGACTCAGTGCGCGGGTGCCCGGCGCCCCGGCAGCAGGTGCAGCACGGCCACGATCAGGCCGCCGAGGAGGAGTCCGAAGAGGCCAGAGCCCACCGTTTCGACCAGCCATTCGACGAAACCTTCTGCGAAGGGGACGGCGTGTCCCGCCGACACGGCGAGGTCATGGACGGCATGGAGCGGGCCGCCCAGGCCGAATTCCTCCAGCCCCGCGAGGATGATGTGTCCGCCGACCCACAGCATGGCGGCGGTCCCGATCACCGAGAGGGCCGCCAGGACCTTGGGCATTCCGCGCACCAGTCCGCGTCCCACCGAGCGGCTGGCCCCCGACGCGCTGTTGGCCAGCCGCAGGCCGAAGTCGTCCATCTTCACGATCAGGCCCACGACCCCGTACACCAGCGCGGTGATCAGCAGCGCCACAACCATCAGGGTCACCGCCCGCAGCCAGAAGGTCTGGTCGGCCACCTCCGCGAGCGAGATCGCCATGATCTCGGCCGAGAGGATGAAGTCGGTGCGGATCGCCCCCGCGACCATCTGCTCCTCATGGGCCTGCCCGGTCAGGGCGGCAGGCTCCTCGCCGTGGTGGCCCTTCTTGTGGCCGCTGACGGCCTCGTAGACCTTTTCTGCGCCCTCGAAGCAGAGGTAGGCCCCGCCCAGCATCAGGATCGGGGTGATGGCGCCGGGCAGAAACTGGCTGAGCAGCAGCGCGGCAGGCAGGATAAAGACGACCTTGTTGCGCAGTGATCCCCGCGCGATGCGCCAGATGATGGGCAGTTCGCGGTCGGGGGTAAAGCCCGTCACGTAGCGGGGCGTGACCGCCGTGTCGTCCACGACCACGCCGATGGCCTTGGACCCGGCCTTGGCCGCCGCCGCCCCGATGTCGTCGATCGAGGCCGCCGCCAGCCGGGCGATGGCCGCCACGTCGTCGAG is a window of Deinococcus terrestris DNA encoding:
- a CDS encoding CRISPR-associated endonuclease Cas1 yields the protein MNKAVSAGNACLYGLAHAAILSMGYSPALGFVHTGKMLSFVYDVADLYKLEVVLPVAFREAATPGDDLERRVRTGLRDHMTKLRLLERMAADLLHLLGGDDANPEPTAPGDLWDPEGNAAGGVNHAGHDS
- a CDS encoding DUF808 domain-containing protein, whose product is MSGGLVALLDDVAAIARLAAASIDDIGAAAAKAGSKAIGVVVDDTAVTPRYVTGFTPDRELPIIWRIARGSLRNKVVFILPAALLLSQFLPGAITPILMLGGAYLCFEGAEKVYEAVSGHKKGHHGEEPAALTGQAHEEQMVAGAIRTDFILSAEIMAISLAEVADQTFWLRAVTLMVVALLITALVYGVVGLIVKMDDFGLRLANSASGASRSVGRGLVRGMPKVLAALSVIGTAAMLWVGGHIILAGLEEFGLGGPLHAVHDLAVSAGHAVPFAEGFVEWLVETVGSGLFGLLLGGLIVAVLHLLPGRRAPAH
- the cas2e gene encoding type I-E CRISPR-associated endoribonuclease Cas2e codes for the protein MTLEAVPESLRGELSRWLIEVQPGVYVGNASALVRDLLWDKAVGHTRRGRCTQVYRANNEQGFVIRTHGDATRRVVNLDGYQLVAVRNARHAQLAREYDPPEDDDRL